The Streptomyces sp. cg36 genomic interval CGAGGTGCCGGGCACGTGGAACGCCTGGAAGGTGGGGTCGATGACCTGGAGGAGGCCCTTGGAGGGCGTGCCCGCCACCGCGTTGGAGTCCCAGTTGTTGACGGCCAGCGGGTTGCCCGAGGACTCGCGCATGATGTTGCGGTAGATGCCCTCGTACGAGCCGGGGATGCCGTGCTGGGCCATGACGTCCAGCGACTCGCGGATCCAGCCGTCGAGGTCGTTGCTGTAGCGGGTGGTCTTCGCCACGGCGGCCGTCGTCTGCTGGGGCGGGGTGCCGGTGCGCGCCGAACGGTCGGCGCGGGCCGCGGTGGCGGTCCGGGCCTCGCCGCCCCGCGCCTTCGCCGCCTTGCCCACCGACAGTTTCAGACCGGGGTGGATCAGGGTCGGGTCGGCGCCGATGGCCTGCCGGTTGTCCTGGTAGAGCTGCTTCCAGCCGCCGCTCACCCGCAGATCGTCGGCGATCTTGGCAAGGGAGTCACCGGCGACCACGGAGTACGACGTCGGGGCGGCCTTGGCCGGGGCGAGCGGCAGCGTGGCCGCGACGGTGTGCGCCGCTGTCGTGCCGGCGGCGACCGCGTGCGCGGCCGGTGCCGCACCGGCCGTGGTGGCGCCCATCACCGGAATGATGAGCGCGGCGCCGCCGGTGCCCGCGGCGGCGATGCCCCGGGTGAGGGAGCCGGACTTGGGACGGCGGTGCTTACCCTTTGCAGGCATGGCGCATTCCTCTCGTGCGCCTGCGGGGTGAGCTGTCGGGTTCGGGCGAGAGCTGCCCGGCCGCGGTGGGCGCGACTTCACCCCGAGCCGTTCCGGGATCCGGATCCGGCGGCCTACCTGGGTCCCCCGCTCCTGCCTTTTCCTGTGTGGGAGGTATCCGGGCAGCGGCAGGATTCGGCGGTCCGTCCGGATTTGAAGGTGACCGTAAGCGAATTCCGCCGGACGAAACAAGGCCGTCAATTCACCTTGGTTCCCCGAAGAAAGATCCACCGGAAGAACGGCATTCCGGACGTCAGTACGGTGCGCCCCCAACTCGCCGTCCAGGGAACGGAAA includes:
- a CDS encoding transglycosylase SLT domain-containing protein; this translates as MPAKGKHRRPKSGSLTRGIAAAGTGGAALIIPVMGATTAGAAPAAHAVAAGTTAAHTVAATLPLAPAKAAPTSYSVVAGDSLAKIADDLRVSGGWKQLYQDNRQAIGADPTLIHPGLKLSVGKAAKARGGEARTATAARADRSARTGTPPQQTTAAVAKTTRYSNDLDGWIRESLDVMAQHGIPGSYEGIYRNIMRESSGNPLAVNNWDSNAVAGTPSKGLLQVIDPTFQAFHVPGTSLDSYDPVANITAACNYAASTYGSIDNVNGAY